From the genome of Camarhynchus parvulus chromosome 4, STF_HiC, whole genome shotgun sequence:
AGGCACGCAATGACAATTTCCAATTTCTTTAATGCAGAAATTAGGGCTGGGACAAAATCTTTTCAATTCCTCCAAAAGAGATGTTAAAGTTGCAACATCCCCACCTTGCTCCCTGCAGCGTGTATAATTTCAGCTTGCTCAATAGCATGGGCGCTCCTGAGTTCAGGAAGACTTTAAAAGGAGCGATTAAAGCTCACGGAAGTAAGCTAACATGAATAAACTGCCCAGGCAACAGGAAAACattccagagccctgtgctgtcaCCAGGCTTTTGGCCAATGCTGCTTAATCATATATGCAAAACATAAATTACAGAAAGATTCATCATTGGTTAGAATATTCATAGTTAATAATTTTGCATTGCACTGAAGAAGCTTCCCTGCAAACTGTCCTCAGACAAAAGCACTGGGATCTTCTCTCCATTCTCAGAGCTTCTACCAGCATCATCAGTACTAGTGGTACAACAAAGGCTTCCTCTGTGGGTCTTTTCAATGGGTCAGGCAGTTTTGGAAGGAAAGTTTGAGAGCAAGTTTAGGACCACTCAAGCATCACTCTGCTGAAATTCCTAGATCCTGTGGCTGGCTATAAGGCAtcatggcagctgctgcaagaCACATTCTCATCTGGGCTCGGCTTGCACATATCAGCTCATACTATCCGGGCATGTAACACTGGACTGAAACTCAAAATGCTCGTGgcacagggaaagaaattttGACTACAAGGCCCTCAGAGTTTACGACATCTTCTTTAAACACAGACATAATCATAGCTTAAATATTTAAGACCCTCTTGAGCCTTGTCACAAAACTTATACAGCTGTATCAAAATCCTTTGATCTTCTGCGCAGTGCTGACTAAAAAACCTAGCCAGCCACATTTTGGGTTACGAGGAGAGAGATGACTTTTCCACCACTTAACAGAAGATTATAGTTTTCACATAAGATTATAGAGGCATGGTTGTAATGCCATCTGAAGAATGCATTTACAAAGATTTGACATTCAGCAGCTCACATGGAGACAACAGAGTGGTCAGATTCTCAAAAACTTTGGAGTTATAATTGAGAGCAACTTGTTAATGACTTTCTGCAGTATCTTACAGATGTAAAGTTTTAACTGCTTAGAAAGCCTTCCCTCACATGCTTCATGTGATCAGACACCACTCAATCTACACAGCACAATAGCTTTTTAAACAGTATTGGGTAAGCTAGAAACAGTTCCCTCTGTACAGCAttctcaaaaataaatgtaattgaAGATAACTTTGGCTCAATTTTTGTTACGTCACAACTTTCCCCATCCAGCACATCCAAAGTTCTGCATTAACTAAGTTCCATGAGAGTTTGAGAACCTGCTCCTGTGCATGCCTGTAAGCCTGACTACTAAAAATGGATgtataaaaaaatctattgtCTTTCTACCCTATCTGCCATTGCTTTTAGAATAATGAATTAACAGGTAAAAATCAGTGCAGATATTTGAGGTAAAATTTCAAAAGCTGACTACACCTTCTGTCCCAACACATACTTGTACTGTACAGCTGAAAACATAAACCCCCCTGCAGAACAGGGTATAGTTTCACTGGGACAGAACTCCCGTGGCTGCACTtgccaggaaaacaaaccacgACCTGCCCTTCGCTCATGCCTCAAGCAGCACATTTCAAACACCCTAGCACAGGAAAAAGGCACGGGCCttgaaaaccttttcttttgctACTTCTCCTAACAAGCGTTTTGTTCTGGACAAGTAAGTTTGAGATGCTCCTGCCACCGCCCCAGGTCCATGAATACAAACGAAGCCGCAGGCTGCTCCAGATTTCGAAGCCCTTCACGTTGCTTTCAGCTGAGCTGAGAGGCAAGCCGTGAAATGATTATGTGCAGCCCGAAAGACGGCTGTGCGGGGAAAGCGGCAGGGCGCGGGTTCATTCTCCGCCACGCCGCTCCATTGAAGCGAGCGGAGCCGCACCGGGCGCTGCGGCGGGCAGCGGCGCCGTCCGAGATGCGCCATTGGAAAGGCTCCGTTCTCTGCCTGCCCGCCGGGTGGGCAGGGCcggtgggaaggagggagggctCAGCTGTCCGGACCGCCACAAGCCCCCGTGCCGGGACATCGCCGCGGCGCGAACCTGGGCACGGGACACGCGGGGAGCGCTCCCGCGAAGGACGGTCGTGCCGGCCCGGCGGCGGCACCAAGCCCTCCCGCGGGCATGGAGCCGGACCCGGACACCCCATCCCCGCCCCCGACCGTGCTTTCTCCTCCGGCGGCCCCTTCCCGCCTCGCCACGGCCCCCGGCGAGGCGCCCCTTGCCCTCCCCTCGGCGCGGacgggcgcggggggcggcgggggctcGGGCGGCGCGGCCCCCACTCACCGCCCGGCGGGCGCCTCCGGCCTCcgagcagcagcggcggcggcggcagcggcagcggcagcagcgggaGCCGGCGCGTCCCGGAGACGGAAGCGCGGGAGGAAGTGAGGTCGCGCCAAGGGGAAACGGCGCCGTTTCCGGGAGGTGGAGGGGGATGCGGACCGGAGATTTCCCCTGCGCCCGGGGAGCTCTGCCGGGCGTGGATCTCTGTACCCCGTAAACCCCGCCGAGTGACGGGGACGCGCTGCGGAGCGGGGTCATCACACGGGCAGTAACGTGGAGGACACGGCACCGGCCGCCCCGGGGCTCCGCGccctccccgctccccgcgCCCGCCAGCCCTCGGCCCCGCGGAGTGACCCCGCTCTCTTCCCCGCTGTTTTCCTTACAGCGAGGAAGCTGTCACAGGGGGCCACCCTTCACCCAAAGGAGCCTTTCCATGGGGCGAATCTTCTGCCACTGTCAGTTCGGCTCGGGTCACGTTTTAGAGTCTCTACAGACACTGAAGTACAGATCATTTCAATATAGTAAAATTTGGTGCTCAAAGCCAAGTTTCTTAATATCCAAATGTAACCGCAGTGGTGCTCACCACTTCTCTAAGACTTAATAGATTTCAGAGCAAAACAGGTGAGAACCTCTGGACATAAACACCCAGCACTGTGCTGGTTGTTCATCATTCGGCCAACTCAAGTTGTGTAACCTTAGGAATTACATCATGATACATCTTCAAATAGTTTTCATTATTAgatgcttttattaaaaagtaatttctgcagAATCCTTTCAATTAACTTTGAGATTTAcctagaaagaaaaagtaactgCAGTGTGAAGTCTCTTTTGGACAAGCTATGACCTGCTTATACCAATTTTTACAGATAGACCCATTCTTTACAGCAATTTGACTAAACTAAGCTAACCACCTTTGCTATTAACATTAGAATTAGTGGCTTTAAGTGTCTTCTAGATGTGTAGTTCACTGTGTACATCTCAAAGTTTCTCCAGGAAAGGTTCACAGTATTGCATACACAACTCCCAAATAAACAGAGAGCAGAACTTTTCTGCACTACCACCAGTGACACTCTGGGCTCTCAAAGCTTCACCTTCACCAGGCAGTAAGGCCACAGTGCCTTCAGTCACACTTACTGACTGTATTCAGCAAATTCAACAACTCATCATCAAGGAACACAAGGCTTTCCAGGCAGATACTGCTTCGCTTTCTCCAGGGTGCTGTTGCCAGAGAATGTAGGAGCTGATTTCCAAGGTGCTAGCAGAGAAACAATTGCAGACATTGCCAAGACTGCACTTCCCTGCCCTTATGTTCCTCTGAGCAGgtctgccctgtgctgggtaCTTTCATGCTGAATGTTCCAGTGGGCACTCACTTTACCCCACGAGGGCTCAGAGAAAAGCTATTAAGAACAAACTTTTAGGGACAgtcccctccctttcccccttgcCTTCAGCTATGTGTCAATTAAAAAGCATTGAAAATAGCTCCACATTGACTCTTAAAATCAGCACTGGATATATGTCCTGAGTTCCTACAGAACTGTGGGCTTCATTCCACTGAGAGCTGTACGCTTTCAGTCTGttttggtggctgctgctgctgctgttcataCTTCcttgctgaaaaaaagaaacaccaatCAACACCGATtatacaatttattttatattattattactattattgtattatttattacatacatgtgtatatatgtacatatatatgtttatatatattcaTGTAACTATGACAACAATCAAGAAACAGACGTAACATCAGAGAACCTCATTTCAGCCACACAAGAGGAAGTTTCAGTCACCATGTGGAACTTCACCTTATAAATGCTGAACAGTAGAGTCATAGCAAAATGTCAGTGAATCAATGGCAGAGAACTATGATACCATTCAGgtccttttattaaaataaaaataaataaaattaaaggcTATGGCTTCAGAAGTTTTATTACTGATGACCTGACCGGCTCACCAGTCATAAGGCTGATGTCCACATTTCTCATCTCCTCCACAATATACAAGCCACAAGCTAACAATTACACTGACTTCAAAATTAATCTGGTTAGCAAGGCAAAGGGAGATGAAAGAGCTGTGTGCAGTGGTACAAACACCATCAGCAAATGCCAGCAGGCATTCCACTGTAAGAAGAACATCCAATTTTGTTCCTACAGAATGCAACAGCCTGGTGTAAAAATCTTTACATCAACTCTTTGCATTTAAAAGGTGGTTTCAGACCactaagggttttttttgctgtatttcctCTAGGCATGCATGTAGGGCAGATGTGAAGCAAGACTGTGTTTCTCTGAATTGGACCACTGCAATATCGCAGGCATGGGGCTCTTTCCTGCCTCCATCCTGACTCTCAGCATTGAGATTGGAGCAGCAACACTTGTTGGTACAGTaaaattctaattaattttcaatttatgTGGTTGTCTTACTCATGATTCCACAGTCCTCTCAACTTTTACAAATCCGTCCACATTTTCACAACATCCAGACCTTCCTAGCTCTTTCAAAGTGTAACATGGGATTCATTTTGACATTTGCTTTAGGATGATTGCACAGCCGCTCCCTCGCTCCATATTTCCTCACGCAGCAGTCCTGCGGCCCcggctgctgcccagcccctgctcctcacagggcGCCACAGCACCGGGGGCGTTCCCGCTGCACCAGCCTCGAGGCCGCCCCTTTAGGAACGGCCCCCAGCAGCCCGCAGGCCCGGGCATCCCCGTTTCCCTCCGACTTACCGATGGAGTacatctccagctgctgccgCAGGCGGATCTTCTTCATGCTGTCGTAGAAGTTGGGCTCGGGCGGCGTCTCGGCGGCCGGGGGCAGGGTGAAGATGCGCATGATCCTCCTCTTGTTCCTGcgagcaggagggaggggggcaCAGCGGTGAGGGCACGGCAGTGAAGGCGGGCGCCCCTCCACGCGCGGGGCCCGCGGCAGCCCCCGCctcgccccgccccgcccgggccgCCTCTCACCGCCGCGCGTAGACGAGGAGGGCGAGGCTggccagcaccaccagcaggTACACGTTGGTGGCCTCGTTCCACGCCTCGTGCACCGAGTAGTCGATGGCGCCGCCGTCGCCCAGCGCCGCCGAGGCGCCACCGCCGCCCACCccgccggcccccgccgccgccgccgccgccatgggGAGCGCGGCCGGCAGGggcggcccccggccccgggaAGTGACGTCAGGGCGGTGCCGGACGCCATGGCGGGGGGGCTTCCAGGGGCGGCGAGCGCCGTGATTAGAGCTGACAATAAACTGTGCCGAGGAACGCTAATGCCGCTGTTTGCCAAAATGTATACGCGGGAAAACATTTGGAGAGTCGGCGCGCCGGGTTTGTGGGATACCTGGGCTTGTGCACTGTGAAATAAATCAGAGAATCaatgaggttggaaaagagctctgagGCCATCGAGTCCAACCCCTGAGCGAACAGCGCCTTGTCAAGCAGACcatggcaccgagtgccacatccagcctctCCTTAAACACCCGGCGAGGGTGACTCTGccgcctccctgggcagcccattccaatgtcaAATCAcactttctgtgaagaaattcctcctaatgtccagcctaaacctcTGCTGGCACAACTTAAGCCAcgtcctcttgtcctgtcacttgtcgCCATGGAGAAGAGGCCGACCCTCACCCGGGTAGAAGCTCCTTTCAGGGAGCCATAGAGAGAATAAGCAATGTCTCTTTCAGAAGAGGTTCAGATTGTCATGAGCTCTCGCTTTTCACGTAGGAACTAAATGTGACCGTTTAAATTTGTCAAAATAGAAAGAGCGCTTTCTGAAAAAGCGCTTTCTGAAAGactttgtgcctttttttttttttttttttttggtaccaAAGTGGGAGTCGCTGGATAGTCAGATGCCCATATGTTGCTGATGCCAAAAAGCATAATTCTAGAATTATGCTTTGGCAGAGCAAGTGTTTCAGCTCAGAACCTGGAAAGGTTTTCTGAACTGCTTACTGAGATGGAGGTAAACTAGGCTGCtctaacacacacacacaaattttttccctaatgccTGATGTGGAATGTTTGAGCTACATGACAGTTTAGGTGTGCTTTTCGCTAGggctttctgcttctttctgtcCACCTCTGCCCCTGATACTTCCTTTTGCCATAGCTTCCTTCAGATACTAGAACTGTTACAATTTAGACATCAATGATATGGTCCatgtccctctgctcagcatGTGTTTGGGGAATGGTTATCCATCCTCACCCTTTATAAGACAATAAAGGTGGAAAACGCAAGTATTTCTAGGGTGCGATTTATTTAACCTGTGTCAAACATTCAGAATCATGCCTCCTGTGCCTGGGAAATGCTCTGATCCCTTACTGAGTGCGAGGAGTCTAGACACCTCATTTGGATGGCACTTGCTTTGCAGATGTCTAATCAGCCTGAGGAAATTCTATCCTTTGGGGATCTGTGTTCTCACTGTGAGATGTTCCAAGTCTTTCTCTTTCCATGGTATGGAACAGATTCATTTTAAGAGGCCTTAGATCAGGACATAAAAGAATATGAGTGAAAAtgacaatataaaaaaaaaacaacctaatGCACTGATGACATGAGAAGAGTTCCTTGCCCCACATGGTGTGGGAAAGGAGGATAGAATAGCAATTAGACATAATTCTAGGTCATTAAATTGGGATGGAACCCATGCACAGAACTGTGGAAACCACTaagagagatttttaaaaaagtcactTATGCAACACGACAAAAGACATTTAATTAAGCATGGTTTCAGAGGGATTTTAAGCAGTTTCCTGTGAAGTTGaggctttttgtttgcttttttagtATGTTGAACTTCTCTGCTAACAAGCCTGACAAGAAAGCATCACACatctttgaagaaaagtggaaagaaCAAATGTAAGTAACTTTGGTGCTCTTTATAGTGCATTACTGTCTCTAGACCTCAGCTGAGATCAGGCTCCCTTGGATGGGGAGCAGAGAAGCTGTATTTAAGCTGTAACTAAAGACACTGTTTGTATTAACCCTGCAGCTCGCTCTGGCCAAGCTGGGAAAGAACTGGGACACCCCAGGACTCTACCCACAGCCTCCCATGCAGAGGGAACCAAGGCCTGCCTGCACAAAGCATGATCTCAGGTTCTGGCAtctcctctgcagcctccagcacaCAGAAACAGAGTGCCTCACTCAGCATTGCCTAGTTCATTTGATTGAATAAAATGCTTGATTTCTGACTTTGATTATCCACCTGCCCCCAACCTAAAAGACGGGCAGAGACAGATTTTCTGCTTCCACATATCCCTCTGAATTTAGTAAATGTGAATCAGTGGATAGGACAGGGTTAGACTGAGGAGCACAacagctggtgctgccctgaGTGTGACAGCCTTGCAAACCTGAGGAAAAGGGGTGATCTTCCCCCTGTTTGACTGTAGAAATAGGAGTTCTGGGGGTGCAGGCCTTCTGCATGACTTCCTTGAAGAATCTGCCCCAAACAGCAAAGTTGGCTGACTCTTAGGCCTACAAGTTAGCTTGCCTGGTACActgttatttcattttagatCTTGGGCTTTTGTTTCAGTCTTGGGCTCCTAAATCACGTTCAGAAGTGGGAATGCAAGCTGCTCTTGAATTCAGTCAGAGCACAGTTAGTCCTTGCAGTTGCAATTTTGTGTGAGAAGTTGTGTTACCTGTCCATGTAGGTTAGGTAGCACATTTATTTGTGGCTTGGATGAGGCAGGATGGGATGACCACTACTTGTGCGTGCTGTTCATGCACGAGGATGGAAgttgttttatattttcttgtaCAAAAGCTGCATGTAGGGAAAGGACTGTCACTTTGTGTTGTGCCTTTATAGCATCTGACCTACAGGATCCTGGCCCCTGACCAAAGCCTGTAGGCACCAAACTAATAATATGTAATGACAACATATGGCACTGGCATAAGCTAAACATAATTAATGGAGACCCAAGCTTAGTGGCTAGATTTCCAACATTAGAGGCAAATAAGCCTGGGGGGGTTCAGTTTGAGTTAGACACAGCACCCTACTCTCCCTCCATACTAGGAATGAGCTCTTAGGGacaaaaacacttaaaaatcaCAACTTTTGTGGAGACTTCATTCATTCCACAAAGAAATCCAGAGTGTACTTGATAAAAGTACTCACTTCAGTCTCATAGATTTATCAAGAGAATTGCTGAAAAGGGTCTTCCAGCTTCTTTCCCTTCTACAGTGAAAGAATTCACTTTCCAAAAGTCATTAGCATCCAGCATCTACTAGAAATTTGACTGAGAGCTACTGAATGTTATCAGTTTTGAAAATCCAGTTACTCCATATCCAAAATGTGAATGCTGAAACAATAAGCTtggtcttttaaaaattatagccaaagaatgtgtgtgtgtgtgtgtgtgtgtgtgtgtgtgtgtgtgtgtgtgtgtgtctatatataaatacatcttttttaatgcattttgagTTACCCAGAGCTAAACAGAATCAAAAATTGCTGATACATAAATATCACTGTAATGTAAATATATTCACCATTTAATCCTGATAAATACTGGATTATAGACTTCTGAACAGAGACTGACAATTATTGGAAACCTTGTGGTCATCTCAAGTATACAGTGcctcaattaaaataaaaccccaaaatctttttccttttttaaaagtacCCTGTAGCATATAATTTATTTGGTTGGACTCTACAAATATAACATTATATCACGCCAGAAGAACTTGAGAACCACTTTTTTCTTGTTCCCAGGGTCTCTTGACTGTTGGTAAGACGTTACAGTCATAATGATAGAATCGGTTTACAGTTGCATATTCTGCCAAATAGC
Proteins encoded in this window:
- the SMIM19 gene encoding small integral membrane protein 19; amino-acid sequence: MAAAAAAGAGGVGGGGASAALGDGGAIDYSVHEAWNEATNVYLLVVLASLALLVYARRNKRRIMRIFTLPPAAETPPEPNFYDSMKKIRLRQQLEMYSIARKYEQQQQQPPKQTESVQLSVE